In the genome of Pseudomonas sp. P5_109, one region contains:
- a CDS encoding LysR substrate-binding domain-containing protein, whose product MKQKTLPPLNWLRAFEVSARCLNFTHAAEELFLTQGAVSQQIRQLESHLGVALFKRLPRGLGLTEEGQAYLPVVQDAITRLAVGTNEIFGQHKRRPIKVRGSLAFFVHWLAPKLAGFSQAHPHVDIRYISNIWVKELDGEDDMEIRWGHGQWPGLVSQRLTWDTLFPVCSPDLMARSPLTVPVDVSHHPLLHVLGYEEGWGYWLNMVGADTVDSSTGMQFDTLISTLRMAELGQGIALARSSMVEEMLQDGRLVEPFTQRIEASESFYLVRGSGADQHPDAVMFSTWLVEQAHRFK is encoded by the coding sequence ATGAAGCAAAAGACGCTACCCCCATTGAACTGGCTGCGGGCATTCGAGGTGTCTGCCCGCTGTTTGAACTTCACCCATGCTGCCGAAGAGCTGTTTTTGACCCAGGGGGCAGTCAGTCAGCAGATCCGCCAACTGGAAAGCCATCTTGGGGTAGCACTGTTCAAACGCTTGCCCCGAGGTCTGGGACTGACCGAGGAAGGCCAGGCGTATCTGCCGGTGGTGCAGGATGCGATCACGCGGCTGGCAGTGGGGACCAACGAAATTTTTGGTCAGCACAAGCGTCGACCGATCAAGGTGCGTGGCAGCCTGGCGTTCTTCGTGCATTGGCTGGCGCCCAAGCTGGCGGGATTTAGCCAGGCGCATCCGCATGTCGATATCCGCTACATCAGCAATATCTGGGTCAAGGAACTGGACGGTGAGGATGACATGGAGATTCGCTGGGGCCATGGTCAATGGCCCGGCCTGGTGTCGCAGCGCCTGACCTGGGACACGTTGTTCCCGGTCTGCTCGCCGGACCTGATGGCGAGGTCGCCGCTGACGGTCCCTGTGGACGTGTCGCACCATCCGCTGTTGCATGTTCTGGGTTACGAAGAGGGTTGGGGTTACTGGTTGAACATGGTCGGTGCGGACACCGTCGACTCCTCGACCGGCATGCAGTTCGACACATTGATTTCCACTTTGCGCATGGCCGAGTTAGGGCAGGGGATCGCCCTGGCGCGGTCCTCGATGGTGGAGGAGATGCTTCAGGATGGACGGTTAGTCGAACCCTTTACCCAGCGTATCGAAGCCAGCGAGTCTTTTTACCTTGTGCGCGGTTCCGGGGCCGATCAGCACCCCGACGCGGTGATGTTTTCCACCTGGCTGGTCGAGCAGGCACATCGTTTCAAATGA